In the genome of Pseudomonas sp. B33.4, the window CAGTGGATTCGTGGGACAACATATTCAGTCGCGTCTGGCGCTGCCGGATTCGTCGTGGGAGCTGCTGCCTGCCGCGTTGCCCTACGACCTCACCGATCCGCACAGCCTCACCGACCTGTGGCCACAACTGCCTGATGCCGTCATTCATCTGGCCGGGCAGACTTTCGTTCCCGAAGCCTTCCGCGATCCGGCACGCACACTCGAAATCAATCTGCTCGGCACGCTCAATCTGTTACAAGCCCTCAAGGCGCGCGGTTTTGCCGGTACGCTCCTGTATGTCAGCTCTGGCGATGTTTACGGCCAGGTCGGCGAAAGCGATCTGCCCATCACCGAACAACAACCGCCCTGCCCGCGCAACCCGTACGCGGTGAGCAAGCTCTCGGCAGAATTTCTCAGCCTGCAATGGGGCCTGAGCGAAGGCTGGCCAATGCTGGTCGCACGACCGTTCAATCACATGGGCAGCGGACAAAACCCAAGTTTTGTGATTGCCAGTGCCGCGCGCCAGATCAATCGCATCAAACAGGGCCTGCAAGCCCCGCAGCTGGAAGTCGGCGACATCGACGTGACGCGGGATTTCCTCGATGTCGGCGATGTGATTTCGGCCTACTTCGCGCTGCTGGAAAAAGGCGCGCCAGGACAGGTCTACAACATCTGCTCGGGCCGTGAGCAAAGCATCCGCAGCCTGATCGAGCAGCTCGGCGATCTGGCCGAGGTCGAGATGCAACTGGTTCAGGACCCCGCGCGCATGCGCCGTGCCGACCAGCGTCGCGTTTGCGGCAGCCACGCCAGCCTGACCCGGACCACAGGGTGGACGCCTGAAATCACTACACAACAATCCCTGCGGGCGATCCTGTCCGACTGGGAGACGCGAGTAAGACAAGAATGACAAAAAGTGCACTGATCACAGGGATCACCGGCCAAGATGGCGCGTATCTGGCCAAGCTGTTGCTCGACAAGGGCTACAAGGTTCATGGCCTCGTCGCAAGGCGCAGCAGCGATTCGCGCTGGCGCCTGCGCGAGATGGGGGTCGAAGCCGACATCGTCTACCTGGACGGTGACATGGCCGATGCCTGTTCGGTACAGCGTGCGGTCATTCAATCGGCGCCGGACGAAGTCTATAACCTCGCCGCGCAGAGCTTTGTCGCCGCGTCGTGGAATCAACCGGTGACCACCGGCATTGTCGACGGCCTGGGCGTCACTCACCTGCTCGAAGCGATCCGCCAGTTCAGCCCGCACACCCGGTTTTATCAGGCATCGACCAGCGAAATGTTCGGTCTGATCCAGGCCGAGCGGCAGGATGAAAACACACCGTTCTACCCGCGCAGCCCGTACGGCGTGGCCAAACTGTACGGCCACTGGATCACCGTCAACTACCGCGAAAGCTTCAACCTGCACGCCAGCAGCGGCATCCTCTTCAACCACGAATCACCGCTGCGCGGCATCGAGTTCGTCACCCGCAAGGTCACCGACGCCGCCGCCCGCATCAAACAGGGCAAACAGCAGGAGCTGGCCCTGGGCAACATTGACGCCAAACGTGACTGGGGGTTTGCCGGTGACTACGTCGAAGCCATGTGGCTGATGCTGCAACAGGACAAGCCTGACGATTTTGTGGTCGCCACCGGCGTCACCACCACGGTGCGCGAAATGTGCCGCATCGCTTTCGATCACGTCGGCCTCAACTACCGTGATTACGTGAAGATCGACCCGGCCTTCTTCCGCCCGGCCGAAGTCGAAGTGCTGCTCGGCAATCCGGCCAAGGCTCAGCGCGTGCTGGGCTGGAAGCCGAAAACCGACCTGGATACCTTGATCCGCATGATGATGGATGCGGACATGAAACGCGTCGCCAAGGAGTAGGCCATGCTGATCCCCGTGATTCTGTCCGGCGGTGCCGGCACCCGTTTGTGGCCGGTGTCCCGCGAGGGCCATCCCAAGCCGTTCATGACCCTGCCCGACGGCCAGTCGCTGCTTGGCAAGACCTACCAGCGCGCCGCCGCATTGCTCGACGGCTGGGGCGACATTGTCACGGTGACGAACCGCGAGTACTACTTCCAGAGCAAGGATCACTATTGCGCCGCCCACGTATCGCGCCATCGCGGGCACTTTCTGCTGGAGCCGACCGGGCGTAACACCGCGCCGGCAATTGCGGCGGCGGCGTTGTCGCTGCAAGCCTTGCACGGTGACGACGCGATCATGGTGGTGATGCCCGCCGACCATTTGATCGTCAATCAGGACGCGCTGAAAACGGCCGTCGAGCACGCAGTCAATCTGGCCAAGGACGGTTATCTGGTGACGTTCGGCGTGATCCCGACCGCAGCGGAAACCGGCTTCGGCTACATCGAAACCGGCGCGCCACTGGACGCCAAAGGCGCGGCGAAAGTGCAGCGTTTCGTCGAAAAGCCCGATCTGCAAACCGCCACGCATTACCTGGAGAGCGGCAACTTCCTGTGGAATTCGGGGATGTTCTGCTTCACCACCGCGAGCGTGATTGCCGAATTGCAATTGCACGCACCCGAGTTGCTTGAGCAAACCCGTGCCTGCATGGCCGCCAGCGCGCCGATTGAAACGGTCGGCTGCCTGCAACAGGAATTGTCACCGGCACTGTTCGCAGAAATCACCGACATCTCCATCGACTACGCGCTGATGGAGCGTTCGGAAAAAGTCGTCGTGGTTCCGGCCGGATTCGACTGGAGCGACATTGGTTCGTGGGGTGCCGTTGCGGCGCTGGTCCCGGCCGACGCCGACAACAACCGCGCCAGCGGTGAAGCGATCTTCATCGACAGCCACAATAACTTCGTACAGAGCGAAGGCCGCCTGGTGGCGACGGTGGGTGTGGACAACCTGATTGTGGTCGACACCGCCGATGCCTTGCTGGTGGCCCATGCCGACCGTGCGCAGGACGTGCGCCGCGTGGCCAAGCAGCTCAAGGACAAATCCCACGAAGCCTACCGGCTGCATCGTACCGTCAGCCGCCCGTGGGGCACTTACACGGTTCTCGAAGAAGGTCCGCGCTTCAAGATCAAGCGCATCGTGGTCAAACCTGGCGGCAAGCTCTCGTTGCAAATGCACCATCACCGCAACGAACACTGGGTGGTGGTCGAAGGCATGGCCAAGGTCACCAACAACGGCTCCGGCACGACGCTGGTCGCCAAGAACGAATCGACCTTCATCGCCGCCGGCCACAAGCATCGTCTGGAAAACCCCGGCGTGATCGATCTGGTGATCATCGAAGTGCAAAGCGGCGAATACCTGGGAGAGGACGATATCGTCCGCTTCGAAGACCAGTACGGCAGGACGGTTTAAATGCTGCTTTCCCTGTACCGCTCGTTGCATGAATACCGAGGTTTCATCCTTGGCAGCGTGCAGCGAGAGTTTCAAGCGCGATACCGCAACTCGCTGTTTGGCGCTCTGTGGCCAATCTTCAATCCGCTGTCGATGATCATCGTTTACACCGTGATCTTTTCCCACATCATGCGCGCCCGTTTACCGGGCGTGGATGACAGCATGGCCTACAGCATTTATCTGTGCGCCGGCCTGCTGGCGTGGGGTCTGTTTTCAGAAGTAACGCTGCGCAGCCAGAACATGTTTCTGGACAACGCCAACCTGCTGAAAAAAATCAGCTTCCCGAGAGTCTGTCTGCCGGTGATCGTGCTGATCAATGCCGGGATCAATTTCGCCATCATTATTGGCTTGTTTCTCGGTTTCCTACTGGTCACCGGACGCTGGCCGGGCATGGCATTGCTGGCGCTGGTGCCACTGGTTGCCCTGCAAATGATGCTCAGCGCCGGCCTCGGCATGGTGCTGGGCGTACTCAACGTATTTTTCCGTGATGTCGGGCAACTCTTCGGCATCTGTCTGCAATTCTGGTTCTGGCTGACCCCCATCGTTTATCCCATCAGCATCTTGCCGGACTGGCTGCAAAGCCTGCTGCAATTCAATCCGCTGACCAACCTGATCGCCAGCTACCAGAACGTGTTCCTCTACGGTCAATGGCCACTCTGGAGTTCACTGCTGCCGGCTTTCGTGATCGGTGCGGTGTTCTGCGCCGTCGGTCTGCGCCTTTTCCGCCAACGGGTCGGTGAAATGGTGGATGAGCTCTGATGGGACATATCCGTGTTACCGGGCTGGGCAAAGCCTATAAACAATACCCCAGCCGCTGGAGTCGCCTGGCCGAATGGCTGATTCCTTTTGCGGCGCTGCGTCACCGCCAGCATTGGGTACTCAAAGACCTTACGTTCGAAATCCCGGCCGGTGAGGCCGTGGGCATCGTCGGAGTCAATGGCGCAGGCAAGAGCACGCTGCTGAAGATGATTACCGGTACCAGCCGCCAGACGTGCGGCAACATTGAGCTGTCGGGACGGGTCGCCGCGTTGCTGGAACTGGGCATGGGCTTTCACCCGGACTTCACCGGCCGGCAAAACGCCGTGATGGCCGGGCAACTGCTCGGCATGCAACTTGATGAAATCAACGCGTTGATGCCACAGATCGAGCGCTTCGCTGAAATCGGCGAGGCGATTGATCATCCGGTGCGCACCTACTCCAGTGGCATGCAGATGCGCCTGGCATTCAGTGTTGCTACTGCGCGCCGCCCCGATATTCTCATCGTCGACGAAGCCTTGTCCGTGGGCGACGCCTACTTCCAGCATAAAAGCTTCGAGCGTATCCGCAGTTTCCGCGAGGCTGGCACTACCCTGCTGATCGTGTCTCACGATCGTTCGGCGATTCAATCGATCTGCGATTCGGCGATCCTGCTCGATGGCGGCCGCATGGTCATGCACGACAGGCCTGAAGCGGTGATGGATTACTACAACGCCTTGCTCGCCGAACGTGAAGGCCAGATCGTGCGCCAGGAAACGCTCAGCGACGGCCAGGTGCAAACCGTATCGGGCACTGGTGAGGCGGGCATTTTGCGCGTGCGCCTGCTCGACGAATCCGAACGCGCCATCGAAGCCGCCGAAGTTGGCCAGTCTGTGGTGCTGGCCGTCGACGTCGAGGTTCGTCAGGATATCGAAAGGTTGGTGCTGGGGTTCATGATCAAGGATCGCCTCGGCCAGCCCATGTATGGCATCAACACCCATCGCCAGAACCAGTCACTGGAAAACCTGCGAGCCGGCGAGCGCATCACCTACCGCTTTGCATTTGTCATGGGGTTGGGTAAAGGCAACTACTCCGTGGCCCTGAGCCTGTCGAGGCTGGACTCACACCTGGATCGAAATTACGAATGGCGTGATCTCGGTCTGGTGTTTCATGTCATCAACAATCGACGCGAAGATTTCGTCGGTTGCGCATGGCTGAACGCACAGACCACGATCAGCCGTGATGTCGAAACCAGCCGTGTGGAGCGCACACCATGACCCGCTTGCTGGTGGAATGCACCCATGTGTTCAAACACCCGACAGTCAACTCCGGTATTCAGCGCGTGGTTCGCAATGTCATCAAACAACTGCCTGCCAGCGCTGAAGGCGTAGAGTGCCTGCCGGTGGTGGTGCTCAATGGCGAACTCTATCGCGTGCTGCAACTGGCATCGCTCGATACGCCTTTTTTCAACAGGCTGGAAACCTTCGGTGGACGCCTGGAACGCCTCGCTCATCGCTTCTGGCAGTGGCATCAGCGTCGTGATGCGCAACTCAACTCGAAACTGGCGCGACGGATTTTGTATGTCGGCTACCGGCTGACGATCTTCGGCGCGTTCGGCCTGCCGATCCGCCTGATCCGACGGATCAACCGCACGCAACTGCTCAAACGTTGTTCACCCCTGCAACATCAGCCGGGCGATCAACTGGTGTTGCTGGATTCATCCTGGCACTCGGATTTTTTCGCCCACGTCGAGCGGCTCAAACGCGACGGCGTCGGCATGATCGCGGTGATCTACGATCTGATCCCGCTGACTCATCCGCAGTTTTACGACACGCGTCTGGTCGAAGTGTTCAGCGAGTGGTTCGAATGGATCACCCGCACGGCCGATGGCTACATGGCCATTTCTGCCACGGTGCGCGATCAGGTGCGTGAAGAATTGCAGCGCAGAATCGGTGCCGAACACACCGACCAGCGCTGGTTCGATTTCTTTCATCTGGGTTCCGAACTGGATCTGCACAACAACCAGGCCACGGTCGAGCCGCGCCTGAAGCAATTGTTCACGACAACAGACCCGGTGTACCTGATGGTCAGCACCATCGAACCACGCAAGAACCACGCGTATCTGCTCGATGCCTTCGAACGCGCCTGGGCCACTGGCTCAACGGCACGGCTGTGCATCGCCGGGCGGGTCGGCTGGAAATGCGACGCCCTCCTCGCCCGGGTGCGCAATCATCCCGAGCTGAACCAGCGTCTGTTCATGTTCAACGACCTCAGTGACACCAGCCTTGAACACGCCTACGCCCACGCCAGTGCGTTGGTGTTTCCTTCGTTCGTCGAAGGCTTTGGTTTGCCCTTGGTGGAAGCCATGCAACGTGGCTTGCCGGCAATGGGTAGCGACATTGCGGTGTTTCGCGAAATCGGTGGCGAGTTCATGGCGTACTTTGATCTGCAGGATCCGCAAAGCCTTGCCGACTTGATCAACGGCTTCCAGCGCAGCGGCCAATTCCCCGCCGCTCGCGATGTCGCCGATTGGCAGTGGATCGGCTGGCGCGAAGCCAGTCTGCAATTGGCCGAGCGGAGTGTGCGTAACGTCCTGCAAGCGCCGGTGGCGCCAGCGAGGCAGCATGCGCATAGCGCTTAACGCACGCATTCTTCAGGCACCGCGCACCGGCATCGGCCATTACGTTGCCGAACTGGTCAATGCTTTGCGCAGCGACCCTGACATTGACGTGACGTTGTTCCACGGCTGGGGCTGGAGCTCGGTGCTGCCGGAAGCGGCTATGCCCGGTTATTCGCGTCTTACGCCACTACTGCGGCAGATTCCCGGAGCCTATCAGGCGCGCCGCTGGCTGGAGCAGAAACGCTTCGATCAGGGCCGCGCCCAAGGCATCGACCTCTATCACGAGCCGAGCCTGTGGCCGCTGGCCTTCGATGGCCCGACGGTGATCACTCTGCACGACCTGACTCACCTGCATTTCCCCGAAACCCAGCCCCCGGCGCGGCTCAAGGAAATCGAGCGCCGATTGGCCGTGGGTGTGCAGCAGGCCCAAGTGATTCTCACCGACTCGCAAGCCATTGCCGAAGAAGCTCAAGCCTGGTTCGGCCTGCCTGCCGAGCGTTTCGTCGTCGCACCACTCGGCGTCGCCGAGCGTTTTCACCCGCGCGAGGCGAGCGTCATTGACGCAGTGCTCAAGGCGCATGCAGTGGCGGTGCGGGAATATTTTCTATGCGTGGGCACGCTGGAGCCGCGCAAGAACCTTGGCTTGGCCCTGCGCGCCCATGCCCTGTTGCCAGAAACCGTGCGTCAGCGCTTTCCGCTGCTGATCGTCGGTATGGCCGGGTGGGAGCGCGAGCAGTTCAGTGAACCTTTGCGTCAGGCGCTGGCCAGCGGGCATGTGTGCCTGCTCGGTTATCTGCCCGATGAACAGCTCGCGCAACTACTGGCCGGCGCCCGGGCGCTGATTTTTCCGTCGCTGTATGAGGGGTTTGGTCTGCCGGTACTGGAGGCCATGGCCAGTGGCACCCCGGTGGTGCTCACGCGTTCTTCGGCGATGCCGGAAGTCGCGGGCGCAGCGGGCAACTATATTGAAGCTGACGATGCAGAAGGCCTGCGTGATGCGCTGAGCCGACTGATCGACGATCAAGCGCATTGGCAGGCATGCCAAGAAGCCGGGTTGCAGCAGTCACGGCTTTTTTCCTGGGAGCGTTGTGCACAGGCTACGGCCGGTGCCTACCGCCAGGCCATGGGAGGTTGAATGCGGGTTCTTCATTTTTTCAAGACATACCTGCCTGACTCGGTCGGCGGCATTGAGCAAGTGATCTTCCAACTTTGCGAAAGCGGCGCCCAGCATGGCATCGATGGCCAGGTGCTGACGCTCAGTACCGATCCGACACCGCCCGTGATGCAACTCGGTCAGCATGAGGTGCACCGCGCCAAACTCGATATTCAATTCGCCTCCACCGGGTTTTCCTGGAGTGTGTTCAAACAGTTTCGCGAGATGGCGGCCGAGGCCGATGTAGTCAATTACCACTTCCCGTGGCCGTTCATGGACTTGGTGCACTTCGCCAGTGCGATGAATAAACCCAGCGTGGTGACTTACCACTCGGACATTATTCGCCAGAAGCACCTGCTCAAACTCTACCGTCCCCTGATGAATCGCTTCCTCGCCAGTGCCGACCGCATTGTTGCCGCTTCGCCGAACTACCTGCACACCAGCGACGTGCTGCAACAGTTTCAGGACAAGACCCGGGTGATTCCCTACGGTTTGAACAAGGCCGGTTATCCACAGCCTGACTCCGCACGGATGAATCGATGGCGCCAGCAGCTTGGGGATAAGTTTTTCCTGTTTGTCGGCGTGATGCGTTACTACAAAGGCCTGCACATTTTGCTGGAGGCCCTGAAAGACGTGGACTATCCCGTGGTCATTGTCGGAGCCGGGCCGCTGGAACTGGAGCTGCACGCGCAGGCGCAGGCGCTGGGCCTGCGCAATATTCATTTCCTCGGACGCCTGGGTGACGAGGACAAGGTCGCGCTGTTGCAACTGAGCTACGCCATTGTCTTCCCTTCGCATCTGCGTTCGGAAGCGTTCGGCATTTCCTTGCTGGAAGGCGCGATGTACGGCAAACCGATGATTTCCAGCGAGATCGGCACCGGCACCAGCTACATCAATATCCACAACGAGACCGGGCTGGTGGTGCCGCCGAGTCATCCACAGGCGTTTCGCGAAGCAATGCGAACCCTGTGGGAAGACCCGGTGCGGGCTGCCGCCATGGGGGTGAAAGCCGAAGCGCGTTACCGGCAGTTATTCACAGCCGATGACATGGGCCGCAAGTGGACAGAGCTGTATCAGGAGTTGCTGGAAGAGAAATCGCTGTCCTACGCCTGATCTCAGGCAGAAACACATTCCAGTGCAGGGATCGGTTTACAGGTCCAACACCAAGGGTTGGTTGCTTTGTGCCGGGACCGCGCAGCAAATCAGCACATGCCCCGCTTCCGGGATATCCGCCGGCGGCTGTGGATAATTCACCGCACCGCTGACCAGCCGGGTCTTGCAGGTACCGCACGAACCACCGCGGCAACTGAACTCCGGGCGTAGCCCACGACTTTCCGCCAGCTCCAGCAAACTCCCGCCATCGGGCTGCCAGCGCGCCTCTTTCGCCGAGCGCTCGAACACCACCGGCACCGAAGTGGTCGCTGCGGGCGGTTGTTCGATGACGATCGCGTCCGGATCGGCCTGACGTTTCAGCGTCGACGGGCCAAAGGTTTCCGCATGAATCTGCGCATCGCGCACATCCAGCTCACGCAAGGTGTCGTACAAACCTTGAGTAAATCCGCCGGGGCCGCAGAGGACAAAGTCGAGCTGATCGAAATCCTCGGCTTCCAGTATGTTCCTCAGCACGGTGCCGTCGATGCGCCCACGCACATCAAAATCCTCGCCCTCTTGCAGTTCAGCTTCCGGCTGGCTGAGCAAACGCAGCACTCGTACAGCATCGCCTGCGGTTTCCAGCAAACGATCCAACTCCCTGCGAAACGGCTGATCGACGAGGCTGCGCGAACTCTGCAGCAACAATGTCGGACGAATCCCCCGAGTGCGTAAGCCTTGGTAAACCACCTCGCGCAACATCGACAACAACGGCGTGATTCCTACACCGGCCGCCAACAACACCAACGGTCGCTGCTCCAGCGGCGCCACGGTGAAATGCCCTTGTGGTGCCCGCGCTTCCAGTACATCGCCGACGCGAATCTGCTCATGCAGATGCGAGGAAATCAGGCCTTCGCGCTTGACGCTGATCCGATAGAAACCATCCGACGGCGCACTCGAAAGACTATACGTACGGATGTGTACCTCACCGTCGAGCGTGAAACGCAGCGGCAGATGCTGGCCCGCGAGAAACACCGGCAAACCGGCACCATCGGCGGGCTCCAGATAGATCGAGCGAATGTGCTGACTCTCCGCTTCGATCTTCGCCACCCGCAGCGGCCGCCATTGATTGCCCAGCGCTTGCGCCTGCAAACGTGCGTTCGCCTCGGCCCAGTTACCGGTCAACAGACTGGTCGGCGACATGCCGTCGAAGCGCCAGCGCAACGCCAATGCCGCCGGGCGCCGCACCAGTTTTTCCACATCGAATGTCCACAGGCGCTCGGCGCCCTGAAAAGCCTCGATCTGCGGATCATCGAGAAGAATCTCGGTACGCCCGCTGAGTTGCAGCAGATCACCAGTGGAAAAGTCGATGAACAGCAAGCCGGCCTTGGGATTGAGCAGCAGATTGCCGAGGGTATTGAAGTGCAGATTGCCGGCAAAGTCAGGGATAGTCAGACGATTGCCTTCCACTCGTACGAAACCGGCTTGGCCGCCACGGTGGGAAACATCCACCGCACGCTGGCCATCGACATCGACGTAACTGGCGACGAAGAATGTGTCGGCGCCCTCGATCAACGCAATGGCCGCATCGTCGAGACCGTCAAGATGCCGAGCCGGGCGAGTCTGCGGATCCGTCAGTGGCACACGTTGAAACTGACGCAGTTGAATGTATTGCGGGCAATTGCCGAAAGCCTGATCCACGCTCACGTTGAAACCCTGCGCGGTCAGATTGTCGACATGGCCGTTAAGGCGATTGCGCCGGCGGGTGTGCAGTTCGATGCCGAGCAAACCGATTGGCTCGCCGTTGCGCAATTGCGCCGGATCATCGGCCGACGGTTGGCTGGCGAAATGCAGATGCTCGGGATCGGGCGAGTGGGCAAACCCCGGCGCGCCTTCGAGCACACTGGCCCACGGCCGCCCTTGCGCATCGACGGCGCCGTACAGCATGAAGGGCAATTGCTGATAGAACTCACGGTGCTGGTCCGGCATCCAGGTGCGAATCACCTTGCGCCCGAAGGCTTCCATGCGTTCGGCAACGCCGACATGGGCCTGCAATTGCTGTTCGCCAGCGTGCCACGGTGAACGTTCCATCACGATCTCTCCCCTGCACCGTCGGCACAGTGTGGATTGCGAAAATCAAGCGGTGTTTTGCAGACCGGCAACCGTGCGCGGCATGCCGACGAAACCAGGCAGGGCTTCA includes:
- the gmd gene encoding GDP-mannose 4,6-dehydratase, with translation MTKSALITGITGQDGAYLAKLLLDKGYKVHGLVARRSSDSRWRLREMGVEADIVYLDGDMADACSVQRAVIQSAPDEVYNLAAQSFVAASWNQPVTTGIVDGLGVTHLLEAIRQFSPHTRFYQASTSEMFGLIQAERQDENTPFYPRSPYGVAKLYGHWITVNYRESFNLHASSGILFNHESPLRGIEFVTRKVTDAAARIKQGKQQELALGNIDAKRDWGFAGDYVEAMWLMLQQDKPDDFVVATGVTTTVREMCRIAFDHVGLNYRDYVKIDPAFFRPAEVEVLLGNPAKAQRVLGWKPKTDLDTLIRMMMDADMKRVAKE
- a CDS encoding pyridoxamine 5'-phosphate oxidase family protein, whose protein sequence is MERSPWHAGEQQLQAHVGVAERMEAFGRKVIRTWMPDQHREFYQQLPFMLYGAVDAQGRPWASVLEGAPGFAHSPDPEHLHFASQPSADDPAQLRNGEPIGLLGIELHTRRRNRLNGHVDNLTAQGFNVSVDQAFGNCPQYIQLRQFQRVPLTDPQTRPARHLDGLDDAAIALIEGADTFFVASYVDVDGQRAVDVSHRGGQAGFVRVEGNRLTIPDFAGNLHFNTLGNLLLNPKAGLLFIDFSTGDLLQLSGRTEILLDDPQIEAFQGAERLWTFDVEKLVRRPAALALRWRFDGMSPTSLLTGNWAEANARLQAQALGNQWRPLRVAKIEAESQHIRSIYLEPADGAGLPVFLAGQHLPLRFTLDGEVHIRTYSLSSAPSDGFYRISVKREGLISSHLHEQIRVGDVLEARAPQGHFTVAPLEQRPLVLLAAGVGITPLLSMLREVVYQGLRTRGIRPTLLLQSSRSLVDQPFRRELDRLLETAGDAVRVLRLLSQPEAELQEGEDFDVRGRIDGTVLRNILEAEDFDQLDFVLCGPGGFTQGLYDTLRELDVRDAQIHAETFGPSTLKRQADPDAIVIEQPPAATTSVPVVFERSAKEARWQPDGGSLLELAESRGLRPEFSCRGGSCGTCKTRLVSGAVNYPQPPADIPEAGHVLICCAVPAQSNQPLVLDL
- a CDS encoding glycosyltransferase family 1 protein, producing MRIALNARILQAPRTGIGHYVAELVNALRSDPDIDVTLFHGWGWSSVLPEAAMPGYSRLTPLLRQIPGAYQARRWLEQKRFDQGRAQGIDLYHEPSLWPLAFDGPTVITLHDLTHLHFPETQPPARLKEIERRLAVGVQQAQVILTDSQAIAEEAQAWFGLPAERFVVAPLGVAERFHPREASVIDAVLKAHAVAVREYFLCVGTLEPRKNLGLALRAHALLPETVRQRFPLLIVGMAGWEREQFSEPLRQALASGHVCLLGYLPDEQLAQLLAGARALIFPSLYEGFGLPVLEAMASGTPVVLTRSSAMPEVAGAAGNYIEADDAEGLRDALSRLIDDQAHWQACQEAGLQQSRLFSWERCAQATAGAYRQAMGG
- a CDS encoding glycosyltransferase family 4 protein; this encodes MRVLHFFKTYLPDSVGGIEQVIFQLCESGAQHGIDGQVLTLSTDPTPPVMQLGQHEVHRAKLDIQFASTGFSWSVFKQFREMAAEADVVNYHFPWPFMDLVHFASAMNKPSVVTYHSDIIRQKHLLKLYRPLMNRFLASADRIVAASPNYLHTSDVLQQFQDKTRVIPYGLNKAGYPQPDSARMNRWRQQLGDKFFLFVGVMRYYKGLHILLEALKDVDYPVVIVGAGPLELELHAQAQALGLRNIHFLGRLGDEDKVALLQLSYAIVFPSHLRSEAFGISLLEGAMYGKPMISSEIGTGTSYINIHNETGLVVPPSHPQAFREAMRTLWEDPVRAAAMGVKAEARYRQLFTADDMGRKWTELYQELLEEKSLSYA
- a CDS encoding glycosyltransferase family 1 protein, which translates into the protein MTRLLVECTHVFKHPTVNSGIQRVVRNVIKQLPASAEGVECLPVVVLNGELYRVLQLASLDTPFFNRLETFGGRLERLAHRFWQWHQRRDAQLNSKLARRILYVGYRLTIFGAFGLPIRLIRRINRTQLLKRCSPLQHQPGDQLVLLDSSWHSDFFAHVERLKRDGVGMIAVIYDLIPLTHPQFYDTRLVEVFSEWFEWITRTADGYMAISATVRDQVREELQRRIGAEHTDQRWFDFFHLGSELDLHNNQATVEPRLKQLFTTTDPVYLMVSTIEPRKNHAYLLDAFERAWATGSTARLCIAGRVGWKCDALLARVRNHPELNQRLFMFNDLSDTSLEHAYAHASALVFPSFVEGFGLPLVEAMQRGLPAMGSDIAVFREIGGEFMAYFDLQDPQSLADLINGFQRSGQFPAARDVADWQWIGWREASLQLAERSVRNVLQAPVAPARQHAHSA
- a CDS encoding GDP-mannose 4,6-dehydratase, whose product is MKKRLFVTGLSGFVGQHIQSRLALPDSSWELLPAALPYDLTDPHSLTDLWPQLPDAVIHLAGQTFVPEAFRDPARTLEINLLGTLNLLQALKARGFAGTLLYVSSGDVYGQVGESDLPITEQQPPCPRNPYAVSKLSAEFLSLQWGLSEGWPMLVARPFNHMGSGQNPSFVIASAARQINRIKQGLQAPQLEVGDIDVTRDFLDVGDVISAYFALLEKGAPGQVYNICSGREQSIRSLIEQLGDLAEVEMQLVQDPARMRRADQRRVCGSHASLTRTTGWTPEITTQQSLRAILSDWETRVRQE
- a CDS encoding mannose-1-phosphate guanylyltransferase/mannose-6-phosphate isomerase — its product is MLIPVILSGGAGTRLWPVSREGHPKPFMTLPDGQSLLGKTYQRAAALLDGWGDIVTVTNREYYFQSKDHYCAAHVSRHRGHFLLEPTGRNTAPAIAAAALSLQALHGDDAIMVVMPADHLIVNQDALKTAVEHAVNLAKDGYLVTFGVIPTAAETGFGYIETGAPLDAKGAAKVQRFVEKPDLQTATHYLESGNFLWNSGMFCFTTASVIAELQLHAPELLEQTRACMAASAPIETVGCLQQELSPALFAEITDISIDYALMERSEKVVVVPAGFDWSDIGSWGAVAALVPADADNNRASGEAIFIDSHNNFVQSEGRLVATVGVDNLIVVDTADALLVAHADRAQDVRRVAKQLKDKSHEAYRLHRTVSRPWGTYTVLEEGPRFKIKRIVVKPGGKLSLQMHHHRNEHWVVVEGMAKVTNNGSGTTLVAKNESTFIAAGHKHRLENPGVIDLVIIEVQSGEYLGEDDIVRFEDQYGRTV
- a CDS encoding ABC transporter permease, with translation MLLSLYRSLHEYRGFILGSVQREFQARYRNSLFGALWPIFNPLSMIIVYTVIFSHIMRARLPGVDDSMAYSIYLCAGLLAWGLFSEVTLRSQNMFLDNANLLKKISFPRVCLPVIVLINAGINFAIIIGLFLGFLLVTGRWPGMALLALVPLVALQMMLSAGLGMVLGVLNVFFRDVGQLFGICLQFWFWLTPIVYPISILPDWLQSLLQFNPLTNLIASYQNVFLYGQWPLWSSLLPAFVIGAVFCAVGLRLFRQRVGEMVDEL
- a CDS encoding ABC transporter ATP-binding protein codes for the protein MGHIRVTGLGKAYKQYPSRWSRLAEWLIPFAALRHRQHWVLKDLTFEIPAGEAVGIVGVNGAGKSTLLKMITGTSRQTCGNIELSGRVAALLELGMGFHPDFTGRQNAVMAGQLLGMQLDEINALMPQIERFAEIGEAIDHPVRTYSSGMQMRLAFSVATARRPDILIVDEALSVGDAYFQHKSFERIRSFREAGTTLLIVSHDRSAIQSICDSAILLDGGRMVMHDRPEAVMDYYNALLAEREGQIVRQETLSDGQVQTVSGTGEAGILRVRLLDESERAIEAAEVGQSVVLAVDVEVRQDIERLVLGFMIKDRLGQPMYGINTHRQNQSLENLRAGERITYRFAFVMGLGKGNYSVALSLSRLDSHLDRNYEWRDLGLVFHVINNRREDFVGCAWLNAQTTISRDVETSRVERTP